Proteins encoded in a region of the Phoenix dactylifera cultivar Barhee BC4 chromosome 3, palm_55x_up_171113_PBpolish2nd_filt_p, whole genome shotgun sequence genome:
- the LOC103714360 gene encoding protein FLC EXPRESSOR-like: protein MAGRSRNRPHVLQLRDQPPPLLGRAPPPPPAAASLPPHHPAALIDDLHFRRLPLPVVNPPPRVLALEDHLAAQHREIQALLLDNQRLAATHVALKQELTTCQNEHRRADAATAKIKAEKDAQLREVYDRSLKAEAEVRAIDGMRAELAQVRTEVQNLGSERDELVERLQGLNGELARANAEFGQAAAVRAEIEFMHKEIQKGRAAVEYEKKILADNLGQSQAMEKNMISMAWEVEKLRDELANAEKRARAAAAAAVAANPGPGYTGACGNSEMAYGGTAYADNYSMHQVQRGLDSGSQYGSVAVSHGSYDIQQTHAHR, encoded by the exons ATGGCCGGAAGGAGCCGCAACCGCCCCCACGTCCTCCAGCTGCGGGACCAGCCACCGCCGCTCCTCGGCCGGGCGCCTCCGCCGCCTCCGGCGGCGGCCTCTCTCCCGCCCCATCACCCCGCCGCTTTGATCGACGATCTCCATTTCCGCCGCCTCCCCCTCCCTGTTGTCAACCCCCCGCCCCGCGTCCTTGCCCTCGAGGACCACCTCGCCGCCCAACATCGGGAGATCCAGGCGCTCCTTCTCGACAACCAGCGCCTCGCCGCCACCCACGTCGCTCTCAAGCAGGAGCTAACCACCTGCCAGAACGAGCACCGCCGCGCCGACGCGGCCACGGCCAAGATCAAGGCCGAGAAGGACGCCCAGCTCCGGGAGGTCTACGACCGGTCACTCaaggcggaggcggaggtccGGGCGATCGATGGGATGCGGGCCGAGCTCGCGCAGGTGCGAACCGAGGTCCAGAATCTGGGCTCGGAGAGGGACGAGCTCGTCGAGCGGCTGCAGGGGCTCAATGGAGAGCTCGCGAGAGCCAACGCAGAGTTCGGCCAGGCCGCGGCGGTCCGGGCCGAGATAGAGTTCATGCACAAGGAAATCCAGAAGGGAAG GGCTGCAGTTGAGTATGAGAAAAAGATACTTGCTGATAACCTTGGACAAAGTCAGGCGATggagaaaaatatgatttcaaTGGCTTGGGAGGTTGAAAAACTACGTGATGAACTTGCCAATGCAGAGAAGAGAGCACGAGCAGCTGCTGCAGCTGCTGTGGCTGCTAACCCTG GTCCAGGATATACTGGAGCTTGTGGAAATTCCGAGATGGCATATGGAGGAACTGCTTATGCTGACAATTATAGCATGCACCAG gTTCAGAGAGGTCTTGACAGTGGTTCTCAATATGGATCAGTAGCTGTTTCTCATGGTTCATATGACATCCAGCAAACTCATGCCCACAGATAA